In Oscillatoria acuminata PCC 6304, a single window of DNA contains:
- a CDS encoding RNA-guided endonuclease InsQ/TnpB family protein, translating into MKISCPSSLSFLVGYTGGEPENKPKKRFKKYPRNSTTKTTPNAVKKIRIYPEKKLHQLWKQWLAAYRWIYNWTIAYLRHEPHLSAFSLQSLARQSNRPDWVKELPGHQLQEAVADAVDAHKQAKANQGTASFKSCRAFSQVIKFKAGNFKNGTWYCQRTKGLEFKSAEEFPQQCPYGTQILYQKGKWFGCFPEYREPTPTQEERVIALDPGVRTFLTGYDGETILEIGQKDIGRINRLCTHLDQLMSKIALSSNKRQRYKMRKAATRMRCKIQNLVKDLHNKSASFLVNNYKLILLPTFETSQMVERHKRKIRSRTARNMLTWSHYKFAKHLEQKAARNGVMVVRCNESFTSKTCPECGHIHEKLGGNKTFRCPECGYEAPRDWNGARNILLRALQATAFTIVGDAILFLELLSHE; encoded by the coding sequence TTGAAGATATCCTGTCCCTCCTCTTTGTCTTTTTTGGTCGGTTATACCGGAGGAGAACCCGAAAACAAGCCCAAAAAGCGATTTAAGAAATACCCGAGAAACTCCACCACCAAAACCACTCCAAATGCCGTCAAAAAAATCCGCATTTATCCAGAGAAAAAACTTCACCAACTTTGGAAACAATGGTTGGCTGCTTATCGGTGGATTTATAACTGGACAATTGCTTACCTCAGACATGAACCCCACTTATCCGCCTTCTCATTACAATCTTTAGCCCGTCAATCTAATCGCCCAGATTGGGTCAAAGAATTGCCGGGACATCAACTCCAAGAAGCTGTAGCCGATGCCGTAGATGCTCATAAGCAAGCGAAAGCCAATCAAGGAACAGCCTCGTTCAAGTCTTGTCGAGCTTTTTCTCAGGTGATTAAATTCAAAGCTGGGAATTTCAAAAACGGCACCTGGTATTGCCAGAGAACTAAAGGACTTGAGTTCAAATCAGCGGAAGAATTTCCCCAACAATGCCCTTATGGAACCCAGATTCTTTATCAGAAAGGGAAATGGTTTGGATGTTTTCCCGAATATCGAGAACCGACTCCCACTCAAGAGGAACGAGTGATTGCATTAGACCCCGGAGTCCGGACCTTTTTAACGGGATATGATGGAGAAACAATTTTAGAGATTGGTCAGAAAGACATCGGCAGAATTAATAGACTCTGTACGCATCTTGACCAACTCATGAGTAAAATTGCCTTATCCTCCAACAAACGTCAACGCTATAAAATGCGTAAAGCGGCCACTAGAATGCGGTGTAAAATCCAGAACTTAGTCAAAGACTTGCATAATAAGTCCGCTTCTTTTTTGGTCAACAATTACAAGTTAATCTTGCTGCCGACTTTTGAAACCTCCCAGATGGTTGAGCGGCACAAAAGAAAAATTCGGTCAAGAACTGCCCGGAATATGCTGACTTGGAGTCATTATAAGTTTGCGAAGCATTTGGAGCAGAAGGCAGCTAGAAATGGAGTGATGGTCGTTCGGTGCAATGAGTCCTTTACCTCTAAAACTTGTCCTGAATGTGGTCATATCCATGAAAAGTTGGGAGGAAACAAAACATTTCGATGCCCTGAGTGTGGATATGAAGCACCCAGAGATTGGAATGGTGCGCGTAATATTTTGTTGCGCGCTTTGCAGGCAACTGCCTTCACCATTGTTGGTGATGCCATACTATTCTTAGAACTACTCAGTCATGAGTAG
- a CDS encoding DUF1517 domain-containing protein, which yields MYRKLLSAIKPFFKPLLAIALVVVLVLGSADAAFAARSGGRIGGGSFRAPSRPYSSPTRTYQPGGGGYYPGGGGFGFPFLLPFFGFGGGFGGLFSIFIVIALANFLMQAFRRAGSEETVENTSNPTVAIGQVQVGLLAEARELQAELDKLAMSANTGSAEGRAQVLQEVSLALLRHPEYWVYGATQSEKTRLAVAEAKFNQLALAERSKVQEETLSNVNNQLRDGNATKALPTDENGELVKTETEAPSEYIVVTLVVGTLGNLQLPTINGSDQMRQALGQIGGIGSEQLLAFEVLWTPQAKGDTLTTDDMLTYYPNLHLV from the coding sequence ATGTATAGAAAACTGCTTTCAGCAATTAAACCCTTTTTCAAACCCCTCCTGGCGATCGCCTTGGTCGTCGTCTTAGTCCTCGGTAGCGCCGATGCCGCCTTTGCCGCTCGTTCTGGAGGACGCATCGGGGGCGGTTCCTTCCGTGCACCCTCTCGTCCCTATTCTTCCCCAACTCGCACCTATCAACCCGGGGGTGGTGGCTATTATCCCGGTGGCGGTGGATTTGGATTTCCCTTCCTGTTGCCGTTCTTCGGCTTTGGCGGCGGTTTTGGCGGATTGTTCAGTATCTTCATTGTGATCGCCCTTGCCAACTTCCTGATGCAAGCCTTCCGTCGTGCCGGTAGCGAAGAAACCGTTGAAAATACGAGCAATCCGACAGTGGCGATCGGGCAAGTCCAAGTCGGACTCTTAGCCGAAGCGCGAGAACTACAAGCGGAACTGGATAAACTCGCCATGAGTGCCAATACCGGGTCTGCCGAAGGGCGCGCCCAAGTCCTGCAAGAAGTCAGCCTCGCCCTCTTGCGTCATCCCGAATACTGGGTTTACGGTGCCACCCAATCGGAAAAAACCCGGTTAGCCGTTGCCGAAGCCAAATTTAACCAACTCGCCCTCGCGGAACGGTCCAAAGTCCAAGAGGAAACCCTTTCCAACGTCAATAACCAGTTACGCGACGGCAATGCCACGAAGGCTTTGCCCACGGATGAAAACGGCGAACTCGTGAAAACCGAAACCGAAGCACCCAGCGAATATATCGTGGTTACCCTAGTAGTTGGCACATTAGGTAATCTCCAACTCCCCACGATTAACGGTTCTGACCAAATGCGCCAAGCCTTAGGTCAAATTGGCGGCATTGGTAGCGAACAGTTGTTAGCCTTCGAGGTCCTCTGGACGCCGCAAGCCAAAGGAGATACCTTGACCACGGATGATATGTTGACCTACTATCCAAACCTACACTTGGTATAA
- the thiS gene encoding sulfur carrier protein ThiS codes for MPEIALQVNGETQSCPPGLNLPQFLEQLGLNPRLVAVEYNGEILHRQFWEGTQMQQGDRLEIVTIVGGG; via the coding sequence ATGCCTGAAATAGCCTTACAAGTGAATGGGGAAACCCAGTCTTGTCCCCCGGGACTGAATCTCCCGCAGTTTCTAGAACAGTTGGGGTTAAATCCGCGATTGGTGGCGGTGGAGTACAACGGAGAAATCCTCCATCGACAATTTTGGGAGGGAACTCAGATGCAGCAAGGCGATCGGCTGGAAATTGTCACCATTGTGGGCGGCGGCTAA
- a CDS encoding thiamine phosphate synthase — translation MAEKNSGLARVSDLGTLQLQPALCRILDANLDRAREGLRIIEEWCRFGLQSSPLANECKAMRQELASWHAPELRAARNTPGDPGTDLSHPREEERSGIESLLQANCCRVEEALRVLEEYGKLYHPDMGAVFKQMRYRVYTLESSLLAYRRRQLLDQAPLYLVTSENDKLFAVVEAALEGGLTLVQYRDKNTDDGERLRNAEQLRQICHNYGALFIMNDRVDLALAVDADGVHLGQQDMPTAFARQLLGPQRLIGRSTTNPEEMQRAIAEGADYIGVGPVYETPTKPGRTPAGLAYVRYASEHSSIPWFAIGGIDMHNLTDVLDCGAERVAVVRGIMDVEQPTLVTQYFLSQMNRIQTLKAVEQRNVQSHA, via the coding sequence ATGGCTGAAAAAAACAGCGGTTTAGCAAGGGTGTCAGATTTAGGGACCCTCCAGTTGCAACCGGCGCTCTGTCGGATTTTAGATGCCAACTTAGACCGGGCGCGAGAAGGCTTGCGGATTATTGAAGAATGGTGTCGCTTTGGCCTGCAAAGTTCACCCCTGGCTAATGAGTGTAAAGCCATGCGCCAGGAACTTGCAAGTTGGCACGCACCAGAACTGCGGGCGGCCCGCAATACCCCAGGGGACCCCGGTACAGACCTCAGCCACCCCCGAGAAGAAGAACGCTCTGGCATTGAGTCCCTGTTGCAGGCGAACTGCTGTCGGGTGGAAGAAGCCCTGCGGGTTCTGGAGGAATATGGCAAGCTGTATCATCCGGATATGGGCGCTGTGTTTAAGCAGATGCGTTACCGCGTTTATACCCTGGAAAGTAGTTTACTGGCTTACCGGCGTCGTCAGCTATTGGATCAAGCCCCTTTATATCTGGTTACGTCCGAGAATGACAAGTTGTTTGCGGTGGTAGAAGCGGCCCTAGAAGGGGGTTTGACCCTGGTTCAGTACCGTGACAAAAATACAGATGATGGAGAGCGTCTCCGGAATGCGGAACAACTCCGCCAGATTTGTCACAACTACGGGGCGCTGTTTATTATGAATGACCGGGTGGACTTGGCCTTAGCTGTAGATGCGGATGGGGTTCATTTGGGACAACAGGATATGCCGACTGCCTTTGCACGCCAGTTGCTTGGCCCTCAACGTTTAATCGGTCGTTCTACCACGAACCCGGAAGAAATGCAACGGGCGATCGCAGAAGGGGCGGACTATATTGGGGTGGGTCCGGTGTATGAAACCCCCACAAAACCGGGCAGAACTCCAGCGGGTTTGGCCTATGTTCGCTATGCTTCGGAGCATTCTTCTATCCCCTGGTTTGCGATCGGTGGCATCGATATGCACAACCTCACCGATGTGCTCGATTGTGGTGCCGAACGGGTGGCAGTGGTGCGCGGCATCATGGATGTGGAACAGCCGACATTAGTCACTCAATATTTTCTGTCGCAAATGAATCGGATTCAAACTCTGAAAGCTGTTGAACAACGGAATGTCCAGTCTCATGCCTGA
- a CDS encoding DUF1565 domain-containing protein has translation MSFRSPHQSHSYQYRIVAQLGVATTVLFWFYGPTAIAQGVPEFQTAQNSGTEVASQTQLFVNPTQGNDSSGNGSESAPFKTITQALRQAKPNTTIRLSPGTYSTETGESFPLMLKPQVALQGDTSSRGRGIIIQGGGLYLSRTSARQNVGLVAADGARVSGITLTNDNTSGYALWIESASMEVTDNTFTRSGHDGISVVGNSAPTIRGNHFVENGANGITIYGTSRPQLVENVFERTGFGISIGQRSEPILTGNQVRQNRDGVVIHGTARPVLRNNQIETNQDNGVVAVGNSRPDMGTSGDPGGNVVRNNGQMDINGSATKEIIPAFGNQVASDRTSGRLDLNGTLAPVASAPVAPAPPRPLPRPAATPAPTPPATPASFPSPTATTPQSPPPLSATVSLPVPAPGEGIPIPVPAPQTGTAPAPRTPAPAPAIGNRPGDTLPNLLPVPDGNPPIGNGGAGVPVVGVPSGGAGNGPPTPPSRAAALGLRYRVIVNATSSSDQARVRRVVSDAFRTQINGRMVMQVGAFATQEKVDEMMQLLQRNGLTGVVLNIE, from the coding sequence GTGAGTTTCAGAAGCCCCCATCAATCTCATTCATATCAATATCGCATCGTGGCCCAGTTGGGAGTTGCTACGACTGTGTTGTTCTGGTTTTATGGGCCAACGGCGATCGCCCAAGGGGTCCCCGAATTTCAAACCGCCCAAAATTCGGGAACTGAAGTGGCCTCACAAACCCAGCTATTTGTCAATCCCACTCAGGGGAATGACTCCAGCGGCAACGGGAGCGAATCCGCACCCTTTAAAACCATTACCCAAGCCTTGCGGCAAGCCAAGCCCAACACAACGATTCGGCTAAGTCCCGGCACTTATAGCACTGAAACTGGCGAGAGCTTTCCCTTAATGCTCAAGCCCCAAGTGGCCCTGCAAGGGGATACTAGTAGTCGAGGACGCGGAATCATTATCCAAGGCGGGGGTCTGTATCTCAGTCGGACTTCTGCAAGGCAAAATGTGGGACTGGTTGCTGCGGATGGAGCCAGGGTCTCGGGGATTACCCTAACCAATGACAATACCAGTGGTTATGCCTTGTGGATTGAATCTGCTTCAATGGAGGTCACGGATAACACCTTCACCCGCAGCGGACATGATGGGATTTCCGTCGTAGGCAATAGTGCACCGACAATCCGGGGCAATCATTTTGTGGAAAATGGGGCCAACGGCATCACCATTTATGGGACTTCCCGACCCCAGCTTGTGGAGAATGTGTTTGAGCGCACTGGATTTGGAATCTCGATCGGCCAAAGATCTGAACCCATCTTGACGGGGAATCAGGTGCGGCAGAATCGAGATGGGGTGGTGATTCATGGAACTGCCCGTCCCGTGTTGCGGAATAATCAGATTGAAACCAATCAGGATAATGGGGTGGTTGCCGTTGGCAATTCTCGTCCGGATATGGGGACTTCGGGTGACCCCGGGGGGAATGTGGTCCGCAATAACGGTCAGATGGATATTAATGGGAGTGCGACGAAAGAGATTATTCCGGCGTTTGGGAATCAAGTTGCCAGCGATCGCACCAGTGGACGCTTGGACCTAAACGGGACCCTCGCCCCGGTTGCCAGCGCCCCGGTTGCCCCTGCACCGCCACGCCCTTTACCCCGGCCCGCAGCGACTCCGGCCCCCACACCCCCGGCAACCCCAGCGTCTTTTCCCAGCCCAACCGCCACAACACCTCAGTCTCCCCCGCCCTTATCGGCGACAGTGAGCCTGCCCGTTCCCGCACCCGGTGAAGGTATTCCCATTCCTGTCCCGGCCCCCCAAACCGGGACCGCACCAGCACCGCGAACCCCTGCACCGGCACCGGCGATCGGCAATCGACCCGGGGATACGCTCCCCAACCTCCTACCCGTTCCCGATGGCAATCCCCCGATCGGAAATGGGGGCGCTGGAGTCCCGGTCGTGGGTGTTCCCAGTGGCGGTGCGGGTAATGGACCTCCGACCCCGCCCAGTCGTGCCGCAGCCCTAGGACTGCGCTATCGGGTGATTGTCAATGCCACCAGTAGCAGCGACCAAGCCCGGGTCCGTCGTGTGGTTTCCGATGCCTTCCGAACCCAAATTAATGGCCGGATGGTGATGCAGGTTGGAGCATTTGCCACCCAAGAAAAAGTGGATGAAATGATGCAACTGCTTCAGCGGAATGGGTTAACTGGGGTAGTTTTAAATATCGAATAA
- the dapF gene encoding diaminopimelate epimerase has translation MTLEFTKYQGLGNDFILIDNRQNPEPMITPSQAEQLCDRNFGIGADGVIFALPPTEPDTDYTMRIYNSDASEPEMCGNGIRCLARFLVDLGVPTRSSATGTGEYRIQTLAGVMTLTLKSDGQVRVDMGLPRLLSSEIPTTLCPPEEKAVNVPLSVAGKTWDVTCVSMGNPHCITFVEDVDAVDLAGIGPQFENHPAFPKRTNTEFIQVMGRSHLKMRVWERGAGATLACGTGACATLVAGVLTGRCDRQATIELPGGPLHIEWSESDGRLYMTGPAERVFSGRI, from the coding sequence ATGACTTTAGAGTTTACCAAATATCAAGGTTTGGGAAATGATTTCATTCTGATTGACAACCGTCAGAACCCAGAACCGATGATAACGCCTTCCCAGGCCGAACAGTTATGCGATCGCAACTTTGGCATCGGTGCCGATGGGGTGATTTTTGCCCTGCCGCCTACGGAACCGGATACCGACTACACCATGAGGATTTATAACTCCGATGCCTCGGAACCGGAAATGTGCGGCAATGGCATCCGCTGTTTAGCGCGGTTTCTCGTGGATCTGGGAGTTCCCACCCGGAGTTCAGCAACAGGAACTGGAGAATATCGGATTCAGACCCTAGCAGGGGTGATGACCCTAACCCTAAAATCCGATGGTCAAGTTAGGGTAGATATGGGCCTGCCTCGGTTGCTGAGTTCAGAAATTCCCACAACCCTTTGTCCTCCCGAGGAAAAAGCGGTCAATGTCCCCTTATCCGTAGCTGGAAAGACCTGGGATGTGACCTGCGTCAGCATGGGAAATCCCCACTGCATTACCTTTGTAGAGGATGTGGATGCGGTGGATCTCGCCGGGATTGGTCCTCAGTTTGAGAATCACCCAGCCTTTCCGAAGCGGACCAATACGGAATTTATTCAAGTGATGGGGCGATCGCATCTCAAAATGCGCGTTTGGGAACGGGGGGCCGGTGCAACCCTCGCCTGTGGGACCGGGGCCTGTGCCACCTTAGTTGCAGGAGTTCTAACGGGTCGATGCGATCGCCAAGCCACCATCGAACTCCCAGGCGGCCCTCTGCACATTGAATGGTCTGAATCCGATGGCCGACTTTACATGACTGGTCCTGCCGAACGGGTATTTTCAGGCCGGATCTAA
- a CDS encoding Hfq-related RNA-binding protein, producing the protein MSDFDTNLPSIRQVQNFIKDKHEIELKLVTGDLLAGKIFWQDKDCISILDHYDKQTIVWRHSIVYLKPKS; encoded by the coding sequence ATGTCTGACTTCGATACTAACTTACCTAGCATTCGCCAAGTTCAAAATTTCATTAAAGACAAACATGAGATAGAACTCAAACTGGTCACCGGAGATTTGTTAGCCGGTAAAATTTTCTGGCAAGATAAAGACTGCATTTCTATCCTGGATCACTACGATAAACAAACCATCGTCTGGCGTCATTCCATTGTTTATCTGAAGCCCAAATCTTAA
- a CDS encoding cation:proton antiporter, whose protein sequence is MQEDFRLILDLVTMLAAAASGGLFASLLGQPAILGYLLGGIIVGPAGLGWIKELIQVETLAQFGVALLLFALGVEFSFAELKKVKGISLGGGTLQIVLTIAVTTFVSLVMGWCTSWSQGVFLGAILSLSSTAVVLKCLMERNELPTLHGQVMLGILVVQDLALGFMLAVLPALNEPPEAIGMAVISAVVRIALFAVAAVAVGLFIVPQLLRFLAKTESQELFLLGVIALCLGIALVTYYLGFSIEMGAFVAGLMISEVEYADQTLTYVEPLRDILAALFFVSVGMLIDPVFLWQNLELILGLVCLVFVGKFLIITPIVTSFGYPLRTALIVGLGLAQIGEFSFVLTAQGLATGLVSRPVYLLILGTTAVTLVVTPFVLRLVPKLLDWAQNQGGLARFFEETSGPQAVSEEIPLPDRVVVCGYGRVGKKVVQLLQAHNYPLVVIDSSERAIGQLRAAGIPYIYGNAASLHVLEAAGVDQAKAVAVALPDPMSTRLCLKRSLELSPELDVVVQANQEKEIELLYQLGASEVVQSEFEVSLELATHLLLGVGLPLPGIRREIEQIRSHHYLELRPARSPSEVSRELQVAALDMNSRWYPLPEGSPLAGMTLEQTDLRRLSGVSLMAIRRVNGEEIDYPTADTALVTGDKLLVVGQGEELTTFEQLARGEVAIPKENRSCQWLMVPEQSPISDKTLGQLDLRAEYEIQVQAIRREGQFIRFPHGGTQVQAGDRLLLCGSILSLKRLQLWLAPHPGQSSVPLTVALSKAHQSEPLKEGLPSDRG, encoded by the coding sequence GTGCAAGAAGACTTTAGACTCATCCTTGACTTAGTAACGATGCTGGCCGCTGCTGCTAGTGGTGGTTTATTCGCGTCCCTCCTGGGCCAACCGGCTATTTTGGGCTATTTACTGGGGGGGATTATCGTCGGTCCTGCCGGTTTGGGATGGATCAAAGAACTGATTCAAGTGGAAACCCTGGCTCAATTTGGCGTGGCCTTACTGTTATTCGCCCTGGGAGTTGAGTTTTCCTTTGCAGAACTTAAAAAAGTCAAAGGGATTAGTCTCGGCGGTGGCACTCTCCAGATTGTCTTAACCATCGCCGTCACCACCTTCGTTTCTCTGGTGATGGGTTGGTGTACCTCTTGGTCTCAGGGCGTCTTCTTAGGGGCGATTCTCTCCCTCTCTTCCACAGCGGTGGTCCTGAAATGTTTGATGGAACGCAATGAACTCCCCACCCTGCATGGTCAGGTGATGCTGGGGATTTTGGTAGTGCAAGATTTAGCCTTGGGATTCATGTTAGCGGTGTTACCGGCCCTGAACGAACCCCCAGAGGCGATCGGGATGGCGGTGATTTCAGCGGTGGTGCGAATTGCTCTATTTGCCGTGGCAGCGGTAGCGGTGGGGTTATTCATCGTTCCGCAGTTGCTGAGATTTTTGGCGAAAACTGAGAGTCAAGAATTGTTTTTACTCGGGGTGATTGCTTTATGTTTGGGAATTGCCTTAGTCACCTACTATCTGGGTTTTTCCATTGAAATGGGGGCCTTTGTCGCGGGGTTGATGATTTCTGAGGTGGAATATGCAGACCAAACCCTGACCTATGTCGAACCCCTGCGAGATATTTTAGCTGCCCTGTTTTTTGTGTCCGTGGGAATGCTGATTGACCCGGTGTTTCTCTGGCAGAATCTGGAACTGATTCTGGGGTTAGTCTGTTTGGTGTTTGTGGGCAAATTTTTAATCATCACCCCGATTGTGACCAGCTTTGGCTATCCTCTGAGAACAGCGTTGATTGTGGGGTTAGGACTGGCGCAAATTGGGGAATTTTCCTTTGTGTTGACGGCCCAGGGACTGGCGACGGGGTTGGTGTCTCGTCCGGTGTATCTGTTGATTTTAGGCACAACGGCGGTGACTCTGGTGGTGACGCCATTTGTATTGCGACTGGTGCCGAAATTGCTGGATTGGGCGCAGAATCAGGGGGGGTTGGCGCGATTTTTTGAGGAGACCAGTGGCCCCCAGGCTGTTTCTGAGGAGATTCCGTTGCCCGATCGCGTGGTGGTTTGTGGATATGGACGGGTGGGTAAAAAAGTTGTCCAACTGCTGCAAGCACATAATTATCCGTTGGTGGTGATTGATAGTTCCGAACGGGCGATCGGGCAACTGCGGGCGGCAGGGATTCCCTATATTTATGGGAATGCGGCATCGTTGCACGTTTTAGAAGCAGCGGGAGTGGATCAGGCAAAGGCGGTGGCGGTGGCCCTGCCGGACCCGATGAGTACGAGGTTGTGCCTGAAGCGATCGCTGGAATTATCTCCAGAATTAGATGTGGTAGTCCAGGCGAACCAAGAAAAGGAGATTGAACTCCTCTATCAATTGGGGGCCTCGGAAGTGGTGCAATCGGAATTTGAGGTGAGTTTAGAACTAGCGACTCATTTGTTGCTGGGGGTGGGATTGCCTTTGCCGGGGATTCGGCGAGAAATCGAACAAATTCGCAGTCATCACTATTTAGAATTGCGTCCAGCGCGATCGCCCTCGGAAGTCTCCCGAGAGTTACAGGTGGCGGCATTGGATATGAACAGCAGATGGTATCCCCTCCCGGAAGGGTCTCCGTTGGCGGGGATGACGTTAGAACAAACGGATCTGCGCCGACTCAGTGGGGTGAGTTTAATGGCCATTCGTCGCGTCAATGGGGAAGAAATTGATTATCCCACGGCGGATACAGCCTTGGTGACGGGGGATAAACTCCTGGTGGTGGGACAAGGGGAAGAACTGACCACCTTTGAACAGTTAGCCCGAGGAGAGGTGGCGATTCCTAAAGAAAATCGCTCCTGTCAATGGCTGATGGTCCCCGAACAGAGTCCCATCAGCGATAAAACCTTGGGTCAACTGGATTTGCGGGCGGAGTATGAGATCCAGGTGCAAGCGATTCGCCGGGAAGGGCAGTTTATTCGCTTTCCTCATGGAGGGACTCAGGTGCAGGCGGGCGATCGCCTGCTGCTGTGTGGCAGTATCCTGTCCCTGAAACGGCTCCAACTGTGGTTGGCTCCTCATCCGGGTCAATCTTCTGTGCCGCTCACGGTTGCCCTAAGCAAAGCTCACCAAAGTGAACCGCTGAAAGAGGGTTTACCCAGCGATCGGGGCTAA
- a CDS encoding M23 family metallopeptidase, producing the protein MLGWLLKGANPWLKQQLKTKTAPVIGLTVSVLLALANSVQALQVQVKPENPQLGDTLSVVISNDASDSATPTVMSPDGPVPAFPIGGNRYRAMIPTTPLSQAGRWEIRVEGDAQTRNIAVWVSDRQFPTQSIWLPPGKDDLEGTDMEFDRVDEFKKLVTPEKFWTGAFLRPNNGPITTIYGVRRYYNGVFANEYYHRGVDYAGAQGSPVVAPAAGRIALVGRESEGFEIHGDTVGIDHGQGVTSLYLHLSRIDVKEGDMVQAGQVIGGVGTTGASTGPHLHWGLYVHGQSIDPVPWRYEGVE; encoded by the coding sequence ATGTTGGGTTGGCTGTTAAAAGGGGCCAATCCCTGGCTAAAACAACAACTCAAAACCAAAACTGCTCCGGTGATCGGATTGACGGTTTCGGTACTCTTAGCCCTTGCCAACTCGGTGCAAGCGTTACAAGTCCAGGTGAAACCTGAAAATCCGCAACTGGGGGATACTCTCTCCGTGGTGATTTCAAATGACGCCTCAGATTCAGCCACGCCAACGGTCATGTCTCCCGATGGTCCCGTTCCCGCTTTTCCCATTGGAGGGAATCGGTATCGGGCGATGATTCCCACGACACCTTTAAGTCAAGCGGGACGATGGGAGATTCGGGTGGAAGGGGACGCTCAAACTCGCAATATTGCCGTATGGGTGAGCGATCGCCAGTTCCCGACCCAATCCATTTGGCTACCCCCCGGTAAGGATGACCTTGAAGGGACCGATATGGAATTCGACCGGGTAGATGAATTTAAAAAACTCGTCACCCCTGAGAAATTCTGGACTGGTGCGTTTTTGCGCCCCAATAACGGACCGATTACCACAATTTACGGGGTCCGTCGGTATTACAATGGGGTGTTTGCCAATGAGTATTACCATCGCGGTGTAGACTATGCCGGAGCCCAGGGTTCTCCTGTCGTGGCTCCTGCTGCCGGTCGAATCGCTTTGGTGGGAAGGGAATCGGAAGGATTTGAAATTCATGGAGACACGGTGGGGATCGATCATGGTCAGGGTGTGACTTCCCTTTATTTGCATCTGAGTCGGATTGATGTCAAAGAAGGCGATATGGTGCAGGCGGGTCAAGTCATCGGTGGAGTTGGGACAACCGGCGCTTCGACCGGACCTCACCTACACTGGGGATTATACGTTCATGGACAATCCATCGATCCGGTTCCGTGGCGATATGAAGGAGTAGAATAA
- a CDS encoding late competence development ComFB family protein encodes MSIEKIVEQALQDGYLTPAMEAEVGRICNTASELSIEEYMALDRLMGSLLTGEVVVLPRKQFINVMEELVLSEAIARVAEIEATSDRTLDVGDIAAYALNRLPPLYATTEEGANYQRVRAKDELQELISKQVDEAIARYLDRPEFPGRVALGKSSGKEMLTQVSSILQSYATIFESQPNPPS; translated from the coding sequence ATGAGTATAGAAAAAATCGTAGAACAGGCACTACAAGATGGTTATCTAACGCCAGCAATGGAAGCTGAGGTGGGTAGAATTTGTAACACCGCCTCGGAACTGTCTATTGAAGAGTACATGGCTCTCGATCGCCTGATGGGGTCACTCTTAACTGGAGAGGTGGTGGTTTTACCACGGAAACAGTTTATTAATGTCATGGAAGAGTTGGTCCTGTCTGAGGCGATCGCTCGGGTTGCTGAAATCGAGGCGACGAGCGATCGGACCCTGGATGTCGGCGATATTGCCGCTTATGCACTCAACCGACTTCCTCCCCTTTATGCCACCACGGAGGAAGGCGCAAACTATCAGCGGGTTCGAGCCAAAGATGAACTGCAAGAGCTCATCTCCAAACAAGTCGATGAGGCGATCGCCCGGTATCTGGACCGCCCAGAATTCCCCGGTAGAGTCGCTCTGGGTAAAAGTTCGGGCAAAGAAATGCTCACTCAAGTTAGCAGCATCCTTCAGTCCTACGCGACTATTTTTGAATCCCAACCCAATCCCCCTAGTTAA